A DNA window from Kitasatospora atroaurantiaca contains the following coding sequences:
- a CDS encoding alpha/beta hydrolase — translation MGLTSHKVLALAVTAAVLAMAAAVWVWPRLARKSWRAVLGRIGTLLATQLAMLAALGLVANNYFAFYSSWDDLLGTGDAGAVTVQSKPGAQTATGGQKAPVTVQTLGREAVQGGGAVGREPRQAGEIQAVRIGGPATGLSTDGYVYLPPQYFQPEYANRKFPAVVVMTGFPGDAKNLLTRLNYPGAALQLMHAGKMQPTVLILMRPSPAMPADTECEDIPGGAQSETYFTKDVPQVVEASYRVSADPHAWGVAGNSTGGYCALKLAMRHPEVFPSAVSMAGYYKAAEDATTGDLFKGSQQRRDEADLMWRLKNLPQPPVAVMLAGSEEGDGNYKRESDAFQAAVKSPMTVSTAVVQTGGHNFQTWSRLLPPSLEWLSQHLKVPAAGA, via the coding sequence ATGGGGCTGACAAGCCACAAGGTGCTGGCGTTGGCGGTGACCGCCGCTGTGCTGGCGATGGCGGCCGCGGTCTGGGTGTGGCCGCGGCTGGCGCGGAAGAGCTGGCGGGCGGTGCTCGGCCGGATCGGCACCCTGCTGGCGACCCAGCTGGCAATGCTCGCGGCGCTGGGGCTGGTGGCCAACAACTACTTCGCCTTCTACAGCAGTTGGGACGACCTGCTGGGCACCGGGGACGCCGGTGCGGTGACGGTGCAGAGCAAGCCGGGGGCGCAGACCGCGACAGGCGGCCAGAAGGCCCCGGTCACCGTGCAGACCCTGGGCAGGGAGGCCGTCCAGGGCGGCGGCGCTGTCGGCCGCGAGCCCAGGCAGGCGGGCGAGATCCAGGCGGTACGGATCGGCGGCCCGGCCACCGGGCTGAGCACGGACGGCTACGTCTACCTGCCGCCGCAGTACTTCCAGCCGGAGTACGCGAACCGGAAGTTCCCGGCCGTCGTCGTGATGACCGGCTTCCCCGGCGACGCCAAGAACCTGCTGACCAGGCTGAACTACCCGGGAGCCGCCCTGCAGCTGATGCACGCCGGGAAGATGCAGCCGACCGTACTGATCCTGATGCGCCCCTCCCCGGCGATGCCGGCCGACACGGAGTGCGAGGACATCCCCGGCGGAGCGCAGTCCGAGACCTACTTCACCAAGGACGTCCCCCAGGTGGTCGAGGCCTCCTACCGGGTCTCCGCCGACCCGCACGCCTGGGGCGTGGCGGGCAACTCGACCGGCGGCTACTGCGCGCTGAAACTGGCGATGCGTCACCCCGAGGTCTTCCCGAGCGCCGTCTCGATGGCCGGCTACTACAAGGCCGCCGAGGACGCCACCACCGGTGACCTCTTCAAGGGCAGTCAGCAGCGGCGCGACGAGGCCGACCTGATGTGGCGGCTGAAGAACCTGCCGCAGCCCCCGGTCGCGGTGATGCTCGCCGGCAGCGAGGAGGGCGACGGCAACTACAAGCGCGAGAGCGATGCCTTCCAGGCGGCCGTCAAGAGCCCGATGACCGTCTCCACGGCCGTGGTGCAGACCGGCGGCCACAACTTCCAGACCTGGAGCCGGCTGCTGCCGCCCTCCCTGGAGTGGCTCTCCCAGCACCTCAAGGTGCCGGCCGCCGGAGCCTAG
- a CDS encoding transglycosylase SLT domain-containing protein translates to MGGDRFGVSLAELARIQKDWQSINERMTEMTKKVGRIKEAVAKAAATDLMASQLAGVVGFGVVAVQVARDVEDILKRTEHLQQTKERLTKEIGEDAQKIKQVIKEYQEIERRIQEELHKKEKQHQPPKSPGGGDRTGIDSTGPGHHKDHGGGGHHQPPKSPNEHGGDGGGDGHHSAPSSEGKISISQVNYGGAGSWKSGKEACTDYINKVLDMKGITDPKARANWMRGMLTIAERESSFNSSRWLVNKNDSNAWGPVQSDGAPLHSSRGPWQCIPDTFASYHEKGTSTDIYDPVASCAASMNYLMGHYHVSPDGSNLAAKVPQANPASGPHGY, encoded by the coding sequence ATGGGTGGCGACAGGTTCGGTGTGTCATTGGCGGAGCTGGCCAGGATCCAGAAGGACTGGCAGTCCATCAACGAGCGCATGACGGAGATGACCAAGAAGGTCGGCCGGATCAAGGAGGCCGTCGCCAAGGCGGCCGCCACCGATCTGATGGCGAGCCAGCTGGCGGGTGTCGTCGGCTTCGGCGTGGTGGCGGTCCAGGTGGCGAGGGACGTCGAGGACATCCTGAAGCGGACCGAGCACCTCCAGCAGACCAAGGAGCGCCTCACCAAGGAGATCGGTGAGGACGCGCAGAAGATCAAGCAGGTCATCAAGGAGTACCAGGAGATCGAGCGCAGGATCCAGGAGGAGCTGCACAAGAAGGAGAAGCAGCACCAGCCGCCGAAGTCGCCCGGGGGCGGCGACCGCACCGGGATCGACAGCACCGGCCCCGGACACCACAAGGACCACGGCGGCGGCGGGCACCACCAGCCGCCCAAGTCACCGAACGAGCACGGTGGCGACGGCGGTGGCGACGGGCACCACTCGGCACCTTCCTCGGAAGGCAAGATCAGCATCTCGCAGGTGAACTACGGCGGCGCCGGTTCCTGGAAGAGCGGCAAGGAAGCCTGCACCGACTACATCAACAAGGTGCTGGACATGAAGGGCATCACCGATCCCAAGGCGCGCGCCAACTGGATGCGCGGGATGCTCACCATCGCCGAGCGCGAGTCCTCGTTCAACTCCTCGCGGTGGCTGGTCAACAAGAACGACAGCAACGCCTGGGGGCCCGTCCAGTCGGACGGCGCGCCGCTGCACTCCTCGCGTGGGCCGTGGCAGTGCATCCCGGACACCTTCGCGAGCTACCACGAGAAGGGGACGTCGACCGACATCTACGACCCGGTGGCGAGCTGCGCGGCCTCGATGAACTACCTGATGGGCCACTACCACGTGTCGCCCGACGGCTCGAACCTCGCCGCCAAGGTCCCGCAGGCCAACCCCGCCAGCGGACCGCACGGCTACTGA
- a CDS encoding MoaF-related domain-containing protein — protein sequence MTAPLPGFAGHTYLFQVDNGAAFRNAYSADGTRLRWEGLGESAGQWEDVTLHVAQVGPELYFVSWTEASGITVSHVMDLAKLTVRAFWTYEGEGGRVGELHTGTLEQVA from the coding sequence ATGACCGCGCCCCTGCCAGGCTTCGCCGGACACACGTACCTGTTCCAGGTCGACAACGGCGCGGCCTTCCGAAACGCCTACTCCGCCGACGGGACGCGGCTGCGCTGGGAGGGCCTCGGCGAGTCGGCCGGCCAGTGGGAGGACGTCACCCTGCACGTCGCCCAGGTCGGCCCGGAGCTCTACTTCGTGAGCTGGACGGAGGCGAGCGGCATCACCGTCAGCCATGTGATGGACCTGGCCAAGCTGACCGTCCGGGCCTTCTGGACGTACGAGGGAGAGGGCGGCCGGGTCGGCGAACTCCACACCGGCACCCTGGAGCAGGTCGCCTGA